From a single candidate division WOR-3 bacterium genomic region:
- the infC gene encoding translation initiation factor IF-3 yields the protein MKIKHLPKVNREIRAQMVKIVDEDGAMLGEFNIKEAMRMARTKELDLVEVAPNAKPPVCRLMDFGRYVYEKKRQERESRKHQHRSTARGMRFSLKISEHDYQVKIAKVKEFLMDGDRVKISLRLRGREMLHADMALKMLQKMQLDLEGLGKPEADPRKENNIFMVTFLAEKKRR from the coding sequence GTGAAAATTAAGCATCTGCCAAAGGTAAACCGCGAAATCAGGGCACAAATGGTAAAAATCGTGGATGAAGATGGAGCAATGCTCGGTGAATTCAACATCAAGGAAGCAATGCGCATGGCGCGCACAAAGGAACTGGATCTGGTGGAAGTTGCGCCTAATGCCAAGCCTCCAGTTTGCCGACTTATGGATTTTGGCCGTTATGTTTATGAAAAAAAGCGCCAGGAACGCGAATCACGCAAGCATCAACACAGAAGTACGGCGCGTGGAATGAGATTCTCCCTCAAAATCAGCGAGCATGATTATCAGGTGAAAATTGCTAAGGTCAAGGAGTTTCTAATGGACGGCGACCGGGTGAAAATTTCACTGCGGCTGAGAGGAAGGGAAATGTTGCACGCTGACATGGCCTTGAAGATGCTACAGAAGATGCAGTTGGACCTGGAGGGTCTTGGCAAGCCTGAAGCAGATCCCAGGAAGGAAAACAATATCTTTATGGTGACTTTCTTGGCCGAGAAAAAGAGGAGATAG
- the rny gene encoding ribonuclease Y, whose protein sequence is MITYTFIAIAILILAVVSAIFLYLRFGKSKLASASLEANRIIEEAKRDAENSRKAADIAAKEHWYQEKVKFEKETASRRKEIDRAEKRLSEKERVLDRHEHLIVDREKELMTMQHDLQNKERIIHAKSERFDQMIREQNEALQKIANLSKDEAKVMLMRNLEAEARHEAASLINQIKEEAKAKAEESSREVILQVIQRCATAHTADTTISVVPIPSDEMKGRIIGREGRNIRAFENLTGVEVVIDDTPEMISLSCFDPIRREVARISMEKLITDGRIHPSRIEDVVQTARKEIEGIIKNTGEEVVLELGIIGVAPEVVKYLGKMKYRTSYGQNLLQHSREVASLSALLAQELGLDQTTAKRAGLLHDLGKVADGTFEGSHAHIGAEIAGKFGEGEIIANAIAAHHEEVKPMSSYAAIVEIADSISGSRPGARRETIEAYIKRLNTLEELASSFDGVERVFAIQAGREIRVMVHPEKISDIEAESLAHDIARRIEKETQYPGQIKVTVIREKRVVETAK, encoded by the coding sequence ATGATAACCTATACGTTTATCGCAATCGCCATTTTAATTCTGGCGGTCGTTTCAGCAATTTTCTTGTATCTACGTTTTGGCAAATCAAAATTGGCAAGCGCTTCGCTCGAAGCAAACCGCATAATAGAAGAAGCAAAAAGAGACGCTGAAAACAGCCGCAAAGCGGCCGACATTGCTGCCAAGGAGCATTGGTATCAGGAAAAAGTTAAGTTTGAAAAGGAAACAGCCTCACGGCGCAAGGAAATCGACCGGGCTGAGAAGAGGCTGTCGGAAAAAGAACGGGTTTTGGACAGGCATGAGCATCTGATCGTCGACCGTGAAAAGGAACTGATGACGATGCAACATGATCTCCAGAACAAGGAAAGAATAATCCATGCAAAATCCGAGAGATTCGATCAGATGATCCGGGAGCAGAATGAAGCGCTGCAGAAAATCGCGAATCTGTCAAAGGATGAGGCAAAAGTAATGCTCATGAGAAATCTCGAAGCCGAGGCCAGACATGAAGCCGCATCACTTATCAATCAAATAAAAGAAGAAGCCAAGGCAAAGGCTGAAGAGAGCTCCCGTGAAGTGATACTTCAGGTCATTCAGCGATGTGCAACAGCACACACCGCTGATACAACAATATCCGTGGTCCCGATCCCTTCGGACGAGATGAAGGGTCGCATCATCGGTCGTGAAGGAAGAAACATCCGCGCTTTCGAGAATCTTACCGGCGTCGAGGTTGTAATTGATGACACCCCGGAAATGATATCGCTCTCTTGTTTTGACCCTATCAGGAGAGAAGTGGCCCGTATTTCCATGGAGAAACTGATCACGGATGGTCGAATACATCCCTCAAGAATCGAAGACGTTGTACAGACCGCTCGAAAGGAAATCGAGGGTATCATAAAAAACACTGGCGAAGAAGTAGTACTCGAACTCGGCATCATCGGGGTCGCGCCAGAGGTGGTTAAATACCTCGGTAAGATGAAATATCGCACCAGTTATGGTCAGAATCTATTGCAGCATTCAAGAGAAGTCGCTTCCTTGTCCGCACTGCTTGCCCAGGAATTGGGTTTGGATCAAACGACCGCGAAGCGTGCGGGATTATTGCACGATCTGGGCAAGGTCGCCGATGGCACATTTGAAGGCTCCCATGCACACATCGGAGCTGAAATTGCAGGGAAGTTCGGAGAAGGCGAGATAATTGCCAATGCAATTGCCGCTCACCACGAAGAAGTGAAACCCATGTCATCCTACGCGGCAATTGTCGAAATTGCAGATTCGATATCTGGTTCCAGGCCCGGCGCACGCCGTGAAACGATCGAAGCATACATAAAAAGACTCAACACGCTCGAAGAACTTGCTTCGTCATTTGATGGAGTTGAGAGAGTATTTGCGATACAGGCAGGGCGTGAAATACGTGTGATGGTGCATCCCGAGAAGATCTCCGATATCGAGGCCGAAAGCCTTGCCCATGATATCGCGCGCCGCATTGAGAAGGAAACACAATATCCAGGGCAGATAAAAGTCACCGTGATACGTGAAAAGAGGGTGGTCGAAACGGCGAAATAA
- the rpmI gene encoding 50S ribosomal protein L35 yields the protein MAKQKTKRGAAKRLKVKKSGVIMRSRAGRRHGLSSKSRKRKRRLRKPAKVSKSDLKRTKPLV from the coding sequence ATGGCAAAGCAGAAAACGAAGCGCGGCGCTGCAAAACGACTAAAAGTCAAGAAAAGTGGTGTAATAATGCGCAGTAGAGCAGGCCGGAGACATGGCCTGTCCTCTAAGTCGCGAAAAAGAAAAAGAAGACTTCGCAAGCCTGCAAAGGTCTCGAAGTCCGACCTAAAAAGAACAAAACCGTTGGTATAA
- a CDS encoding cell division protein ZapA, producing MKKTEVIVNIFGNDYRVISDDVDTERIKEVAEIVDAKMKEIHREFPLPSTTKIAVLACLNLVDDYLQRENQMNKKLSGMEERIRSLILKIDEAVP from the coding sequence TTGAAGAAAACTGAGGTTATCGTTAACATCTTTGGAAATGATTATCGTGTCATTTCCGATGATGTGGATACCGAACGAATAAAGGAAGTCGCCGAGATCGTCGATGCCAAGATGAAAGAGATCCACCGCGAATTTCCCTTGCCTTCGACAACAAAAATCGCCGTTCTTGCGTGTCTGAACTTGGTTGACGACTATCTTCAACGTGAGAATCAAATGAACAAGAAGTTGTCCGGTATGGAAGAGAGGATAAGGTCTCTTATCCTCAAGATAGACGAAGCAGTTCCTTAA
- a CDS encoding putative sugar nucleotidyl transferase: protein MRVIIYEENQEEFYPLSNLVPQFNLRVGARTIAEHNAFFFRRHKLSFACRERFGVEPVRSTEPTLYLSGRLLLNAGVGLPRTDTKLKVDSATVGFFKKTPPLPCTLDEIRDALATIKDSKNINGMVVKKVWDLIGLNHTMLVKHYTAARRKGSMIRNAYVRGKNIHVARGARIHKLVFLDATDGPIYIDDDAELRPFSSIVGPSYIGAGSIIDRAKVVGSSIGPHCRIGGEVENCIFQGYSNKHHDGFIGHSFIGEWVNLGALTTNSDLKNNYGPVRVQIGSEDHETGMIKLGCFIGDHSKLGIGTLIPTGAVIGSFVNFAGGGMMDRYVRDFQWIVGSEKEDYDLEKALRTAQIVMKRRKVNLSRQYGEMIRILHGEICRSN from the coding sequence ATGAGAGTAATAATATACGAAGAAAATCAAGAGGAATTCTATCCTTTAAGTAATCTCGTCCCTCAATTCAATTTACGCGTTGGCGCCAGGACGATCGCAGAGCATAATGCTTTTTTCTTCAGACGCCACAAATTGAGTTTTGCCTGTCGTGAACGGTTTGGTGTGGAACCGGTAAGATCCACCGAGCCGACGCTTTATCTTTCGGGTCGCCTGTTGTTGAATGCCGGGGTCGGATTGCCGCGGACGGATACGAAATTAAAAGTGGATTCGGCAACCGTTGGTTTTTTTAAGAAGACACCACCACTTCCTTGTACACTCGATGAAATCAGGGATGCACTTGCTACGATCAAGGATTCAAAGAATATCAATGGAATGGTTGTGAAGAAGGTTTGGGACCTTATCGGATTGAACCATACAATGCTTGTGAAACACTACACGGCGGCGCGCAGAAAAGGCAGCATGATCAGGAACGCGTACGTGAGGGGGAAAAATATCCACGTGGCAAGGGGTGCCCGTATCCATAAGTTGGTATTTCTGGATGCTACTGATGGTCCGATCTATATTGATGACGATGCCGAGTTGCGTCCTTTCTCAAGCATAGTAGGGCCTTCCTATATTGGAGCAGGTTCGATAATCGATCGGGCGAAGGTTGTGGGGTCAAGCATAGGTCCGCATTGTCGGATCGGCGGGGAAGTCGAGAATTGCATATTCCAGGGGTACTCGAACAAACACCACGACGGTTTTATCGGACACTCATTCATTGGTGAATGGGTGAATCTAGGTGCTCTCACAACTAATTCTGACCTGAAGAATAATTATGGTCCGGTGCGAGTTCAGATCGGGAGCGAGGATCATGAAACCGGCATGATCAAGCTCGGGTGTTTCATCGGTGATCACAGCAAGCTTGGAATCGGAACCCTGATCCCCACCGGTGCGGTGATCGGTAGTTTCGTGAATTTTGCAGGCGGCGGCATGATGGATAGGTACGTACGGGATTTTCAGTGGATTGTGGGCAGCGAGAAAGAGGATTACGATCTTGAAAAGGCATTACGAACGGCGCAGATTGTTATGAAGCGCAGAAAAGTAAATCTATCACGACAATACGGAGAGATGATCCGCATTCTCCATGGCGAGATTTGTCGTAGCAATTGA
- a CDS encoding CPBP family intramembrane metalloprotease translates to MLKIIRDYANELKKIDREALVIAMYSTTILLFAMFMRRTHFILPREIFMERLLVVGTLYGIAPFVLLVAFKRSPRDYGIALGNPKVWLRDVLFYYLIFLVILFVAFRFTNLKHVYPLYRKATQGMGYFFFYQMVQLWYMIGWEFFFRGFMLFGLERSFGRMSVLVQAIAFGLAHFKKPQLEAYGAVIAGIFLGLIALRARSFLPCIILHFLILLTADVMGILL, encoded by the coding sequence ATGCTGAAAATTATCAGGGATTATGCAAATGAGTTGAAGAAAATCGACCGCGAGGCCCTGGTTATCGCAATGTACTCCACGACGATACTGCTTTTTGCCATGTTCATGCGTCGAACCCACTTCATTCTTCCACGGGAGATATTTATGGAACGGCTACTCGTGGTCGGTACGCTTTACGGTATAGCGCCTTTTGTTCTTCTCGTTGCTTTCAAGCGATCGCCGAGAGATTACGGTATCGCCCTCGGTAACCCAAAGGTATGGCTCAGGGATGTTCTGTTTTACTATCTGATATTCCTGGTTATTCTCTTCGTTGCTTTCAGATTCACGAACCTGAAGCATGTTTATCCGCTGTACCGCAAGGCGACGCAGGGTATGGGGTATTTCTTCTTCTATCAAATGGTGCAGCTCTGGTACATGATAGGATGGGAGTTTTTCTTCCGGGGTTTCATGCTTTTCGGGCTTGAGCGGAGTTTTGGCCGCATGAGTGTGCTCGTGCAGGCGATTGCATTCGGGCTCGCACACTTCAAGAAGCCGCAGCTCGAGGCTTACGGCGCGGTCATTGCCGGTATATTTCTTGGGTTGATCGCCCTGAGGGCTCGCAGTTTCTTGCCGTGCATTATCCTGCATTTTCTTATTCTTCTTACTGCGGATGTGATGGGGATTTTGCTTTGA
- the pheT gene encoding phenylalanine--tRNA ligase subunit beta translates to MLFSIKWLEEFLRTKLDIVRLEKVCLNLGLEIEDRINYAPQDIVIGKITSIRPHPRQKNLDILKVRTKRDKTIVTAAKNIKKGDFVLVVDAGSKLNETLVTEKKFAGAKSEGVLVSEQELGLAESSTGVIVLEKGKPGASFSSYFDDLVVDIGATPNRPDWLSLEGIAREISGSLGIDYSKLSSLDRMYDPVQKNKAGIFKIKIEDLSGCPRYTGRVFDEVRVAESPFWLKWRLHCMGMNGINNIVDITNLIMLLTGQPLHPFDADLLRGGIFIRNAKPGERFVTLDGTILKLSAEDLVIADRDGPVALAGVIGAKRAQISRATKRVMLESAYFDPKRIGHTARRLGIMTDASTRFERGGDIAVVDAASSMAGELFTRHAGCREAEFVGQGKKFIPKTVRFSLPRMNEILSLELTSKEVKQILGRINIRVSGSTSLAAKIPHYRRDIHIEEDIFEEIARVYGYERIPETEPTRCAGRAQISRASVYEEKIRNYLVGQGFDETYTLSLMSSKLLADAGYGQFVKIKNPLNERFDALRPTLLFGLLDALNYNLSKGNISLRLFERGNVLLTKPPYQERRLGVILGGDRNRDFWQKEEDRLDYFDAKGVVESLFEILHISDINFKPAARKGFSHGVTIHVSGKELGFLASLDTELCKEPYYFFELTMEPLWDVIEDAFYMPPPKFPANTRDLSFVTDDKVQVPDMINAISRIGGPILERVVLFDYYKGENLGPMKKSLGFRLHFRAPDRTLTDREVDVFIKRITQEALKTFNASLRTKE, encoded by the coding sequence ATGCTATTTTCGATCAAATGGCTTGAGGAATTCTTACGAACAAAACTGGATATTGTCAGGTTGGAGAAGGTCTGTTTAAATCTCGGACTTGAAATAGAAGATAGAATCAATTACGCGCCGCAGGATATCGTCATTGGCAAGATTACTTCTATAAGACCTCATCCTCGGCAGAAGAATTTGGATATCTTGAAAGTCAGAACCAAGCGCGATAAGACAATCGTAACCGCGGCGAAGAATATCAAAAAAGGAGATTTCGTTCTTGTCGTCGATGCAGGTTCAAAGCTCAACGAAACCCTGGTCACCGAAAAGAAATTCGCCGGGGCCAAGTCTGAAGGAGTACTGGTAAGCGAACAAGAATTGGGCCTTGCTGAATCGTCAACCGGCGTCATTGTTCTGGAGAAAGGCAAGCCGGGCGCATCGTTCTCTTCATATTTTGACGACCTGGTCGTCGATATTGGCGCAACACCCAACCGTCCCGACTGGCTGTCCCTGGAAGGTATTGCCCGTGAGATATCCGGCAGTCTCGGAATAGACTATTCCAAATTGAGTTCACTAGACCGAATGTATGATCCCGTGCAGAAGAACAAAGCAGGCATTTTCAAGATAAAGATCGAAGATCTGAGCGGCTGCCCCAGGTATACAGGACGTGTTTTTGACGAAGTCAGGGTGGCCGAATCCCCGTTCTGGCTGAAGTGGCGTCTGCACTGCATGGGTATGAACGGGATAAATAATATCGTGGATATTACCAACCTGATAATGCTCCTGACCGGACAACCGCTGCACCCGTTTGACGCCGACCTGCTACGGGGAGGTATATTCATCCGTAACGCAAAACCGGGCGAGAGATTCGTGACCCTCGACGGCACGATCCTAAAACTCTCCGCTGAGGATCTGGTCATCGCAGATCGCGATGGGCCGGTTGCACTGGCCGGGGTCATCGGTGCGAAACGTGCACAGATATCCCGTGCAACAAAGAGAGTAATGCTCGAGAGTGCTTACTTCGACCCTAAACGCATTGGGCATACGGCACGACGTCTCGGTATAATGACCGATGCTTCAACACGATTTGAACGAGGTGGGGACATTGCAGTAGTCGATGCGGCTTCATCAATGGCCGGCGAGCTTTTCACCCGGCATGCAGGTTGCAGGGAAGCAGAATTTGTCGGCCAGGGCAAAAAATTCATTCCTAAGACGGTGCGTTTTTCACTGCCGCGTATGAACGAAATACTTTCTCTCGAACTTACATCTAAAGAGGTTAAACAAATTTTGGGAAGAATTAACATTCGGGTCTCTGGTTCTACGTCCCTTGCCGCGAAGATACCCCATTACAGGCGTGATATTCATATTGAGGAAGATATATTCGAAGAAATCGCACGGGTTTACGGTTACGAACGAATTCCTGAAACCGAGCCCACGAGATGTGCTGGACGAGCACAAATCAGCAGAGCCAGTGTTTACGAAGAAAAGATCAGAAACTATCTGGTTGGACAGGGTTTCGACGAGACGTATACCCTTTCATTGATGTCGTCCAAACTGCTCGCGGATGCCGGTTATGGGCAGTTTGTAAAGATCAAGAATCCGCTCAACGAGCGGTTCGATGCACTTAGACCAACACTCTTATTCGGGTTGTTGGATGCTCTTAATTACAATCTATCTAAAGGGAATATATCCCTCAGGTTATTTGAACGGGGAAATGTACTTTTGACTAAACCACCGTATCAAGAACGCCGGCTGGGCGTAATACTGGGTGGCGACCGTAACCGAGATTTCTGGCAAAAGGAAGAAGACAGACTCGACTACTTTGATGCTAAGGGCGTTGTCGAAAGTTTGTTTGAAATTCTGCATATTTCAGACATTAACTTCAAACCTGCCGCCAGGAAAGGTTTCAGTCATGGCGTCACGATTCATGTCTCGGGTAAAGAACTCGGCTTCTTGGCTTCTCTCGATACGGAACTATGCAAGGAACCATACTACTTCTTCGAACTGACAATGGAACCATTGTGGGATGTGATCGAAGATGCATTCTACATGCCTCCACCCAAGTTTCCTGCAAACACGAGAGATTTATCTTTCGTCACAGATGACAAAGTGCAGGTTCCCGATATGATCAATGCAATATCCAGAATCGGAGGTCCGATCCTCGAACGAGTTGTGCTTTTTGATTACTATAAAGGGGAAAATTTAGGTCCCATGAAAAAAAGCTTAGGATTCCGTCTGCACTTTCGGGCACCAGACCGAACCCTTACTGATAGAGAAGTGGATGTCTTCATCAAGAGAATCACTCAAGAGGCGCTAAAGACATTCAATGCAAGTCTTAGAACAAAGGAGTAG
- the thrS gene encoding threonine--tRNA ligase, which produces MIKVTINNEVIEMEDGKRISDLTQTRQHFASRVNGVLRDLNTEITEDCMIELIDFSSDEGKRIYWHSSSHVMAMAAKQLFPDAKLAIGPAIDQGFYYDFDPKNPFSPDDLARIENRMKQLVEQDIPFQRLNMKRRAAIDLFEKKSESYKVQLIEDIEDVEISLYQNGDFVDLCRGPHVPSTGYIKNFKLLNLAGAYWRGDVNQPMLSRIYGIAFPEAEELDDYLKKIEEAKKRDHRKLGVELELFSIFEEAGAGLVYWHPKGATLRRIIEEYWMKEHLDAGYQINSTPHIARGHLWHQSGHYDFYRDNMYLLPVENEEYVLRPMNCPGHILIYKSRVRSYRELPLKYAELGTVYRNELSGTLHGLLRVRGLTIDDAHIFCQPEQIEDELVKVLELARKFMNRFGFYDFRVDLSVRDPNEKAKYLGTDEDWERAEKGLMAALARVGFEYERMEGEAVFYGPKIDIKLVDALGRQWQATTVQFDFNLPGRFNIEYMDKDGQHKQVVVIHRAIYGSLERFIGCLIEHYAGSFPLWLAPVQVVVMPITDKENRYAEQILKKCRKQGLRAELNSKSEKINYRIREVEVNKVPYMLILGQREVVDKNVSVRKHKEGNLGQMTLKKFFGLLKSEQGGEN; this is translated from the coding sequence ATGATAAAAGTTACGATAAATAACGAGGTCATCGAAATGGAAGACGGAAAACGAATTTCTGACCTGACACAGACCAGACAACACTTTGCGTCACGCGTGAATGGTGTCTTGCGTGATTTAAACACCGAAATCACGGAGGATTGCATGATCGAACTAATTGATTTCTCGAGCGATGAAGGCAAGAGGATATACTGGCATTCCTCATCCCACGTGATGGCAATGGCCGCCAAACAACTCTTTCCTGATGCAAAACTGGCCATAGGACCGGCAATTGATCAGGGTTTCTACTATGATTTCGACCCCAAAAACCCTTTTTCACCGGATGACCTTGCAAGGATTGAAAATAGAATGAAGCAGCTCGTCGAGCAGGATATCCCGTTTCAGCGGCTAAACATGAAGAGACGAGCTGCGATCGACCTCTTCGAGAAGAAAAGTGAATCATATAAGGTTCAGTTGATCGAAGATATTGAGGACGTTGAAATAAGCCTTTATCAGAACGGAGATTTTGTTGACCTTTGCCGCGGGCCCCATGTACCAAGTACGGGATACATCAAAAACTTCAAACTGCTTAATCTTGCAGGGGCTTACTGGCGGGGAGATGTCAATCAGCCGATGCTCTCGCGTATATACGGAATTGCGTTCCCTGAGGCAGAAGAGTTAGACGATTACCTTAAGAAAATCGAAGAGGCAAAGAAGCGCGACCACCGTAAATTGGGCGTCGAGCTTGAATTGTTCTCGATATTCGAGGAAGCCGGTGCGGGTCTGGTCTACTGGCATCCAAAAGGCGCAACGCTCAGACGCATCATTGAGGAATACTGGATGAAAGAACACCTTGATGCTGGGTATCAAATCAATTCAACGCCCCACATCGCGCGTGGTCACTTATGGCACCAGTCCGGTCACTATGATTTCTATAGAGATAATATGTATTTGCTGCCGGTGGAAAATGAGGAGTATGTTCTCAGACCAATGAACTGCCCCGGCCATATTCTGATCTACAAATCCAGAGTGCGCAGTTACCGAGAACTACCGTTGAAATATGCAGAACTCGGCACGGTCTACCGTAATGAACTCTCAGGTACCCTTCACGGCTTGCTGCGGGTACGTGGGTTGACCATCGACGATGCCCACATATTCTGTCAACCAGAACAGATCGAGGACGAACTCGTAAAAGTGCTCGAATTGGCCAGGAAATTCATGAACCGATTTGGTTTCTATGATTTTCGCGTTGATCTATCTGTCCGCGACCCAAATGAAAAAGCAAAGTACCTGGGCACTGACGAAGACTGGGAAAGAGCGGAAAAGGGATTGATGGCCGCCCTCGCGAGAGTCGGATTTGAATACGAACGCATGGAAGGCGAAGCAGTTTTCTACGGACCCAAGATCGACATAAAGCTGGTGGATGCCCTCGGCAGACAGTGGCAAGCGACGACAGTGCAATTTGACTTCAATCTCCCCGGTCGTTTCAATATTGAGTATATGGACAAGGATGGCCAGCATAAGCAGGTCGTGGTCATACACCGCGCAATATATGGATCACTGGAACGATTCATCGGCTGTCTCATTGAACACTATGCAGGATCGTTCCCGTTATGGCTGGCACCGGTGCAGGTTGTTGTGATGCCAATAACGGATAAAGAAAACCGGTACGCTGAACAGATACTGAAGAAATGCCGGAAGCAAGGACTGCGCGCTGAACTGAACAGCAAATCGGAGAAGATCAATTACCGAATCAGAGAAGTCGAGGTCAACAAGGTTCCTTATATGCTTATATTAGGACAACGCGAGGTGGTCGATAAAAACGTGTCAGTGAGAAAACACAAGGAAGGAAATTTGGGACAGATGACATTGAAGAAATTTTTTGGGTTGTTGAAATCAGAACAAGGAGGTGAAAATTAA
- a CDS encoding EamA family transporter, translated as MDHVKYAFIALIGWGFWAIGSKLLTRYFNTLSTTFWISFWSIVFLTLVILFRKNLIFNKYVFYSIPVGIISLVAIISFYKALKIGPSSVVLPLTNLYVILPVLFGFIVLREPVTLVRIAGIVMAILAAVLLSL; from the coding sequence GTGGACCATGTAAAGTATGCATTTATCGCGTTGATCGGCTGGGGTTTTTGGGCGATCGGGAGCAAGCTGTTAACGCGCTATTTCAATACATTGAGCACCACTTTCTGGATTTCCTTTTGGTCTATAGTGTTCTTGACCCTTGTCATACTTTTTCGCAAGAATCTCATATTCAATAAATACGTCTTCTATTCGATCCCGGTTGGGATCATCTCGCTTGTTGCGATAATATCCTTTTACAAAGCGCTGAAAATTGGGCCATCATCCGTGGTGTTGCCGTTGACCAATCTTTATGTTATCCTGCCCGTCCTCTTCGGATTCATTGTTCTGAGAGAACCCGTAACACTTGTCAGAATTGCCGGTATTGTTATGGCGATCCTCGCAGCCGTTTTGCTGAGCCTATGA
- the rplT gene encoding 50S ribosomal protein L20: MPRTKNVPQTRKRRKKWLKQAKGYWGGKHRLYKTARIAVMKAWLSAYRERKRKKRVFRALWITRINAALRAKGMKYSQFIHILKKNNIDLDRKTLASIAYEYPEQFDKLIEICRTEEQKGKTKNAGKTE, translated from the coding sequence ATGCCAAGAACGAAAAATGTCCCCCAGACGCGCAAAAGGCGAAAAAAGTGGCTGAAACAGGCAAAAGGCTACTGGGGAGGAAAGCACCGACTCTACAAGACGGCGCGGATTGCCGTGATGAAGGCCTGGCTTTCCGCATATCGCGAAAGGAAGAGGAAAAAACGCGTATTCCGTGCATTGTGGATAACCAGAATAAACGCAGCACTCCGTGCGAAGGGCATGAAATATTCACAGTTTATCCACATTCTGAAGAAGAATAATATCGACCTCGACCGCAAGACTCTGGCCAGTATTGCCTATGAATACCCTGAGCAGTTCGACAAGCTCATCGAGATCTGCAGGACCGAGGAACAAAAAGGCAAGACAAAAAATGCAGGAAAAACTGAATAG
- the pheS gene encoding phenylalanine--tRNA ligase subunit alpha gives MQEKLNSLEKEIRLSLEQAKDPARLEELRIKYLGRKGEINRLFKELAQLPPEEKKAYGEVINKLKNAITSDLNSRLEKFKDKSKGEFELLLPGKIPPVGHLHPLTKVFDEIVTFFKSYGFTVETGPEIEYDWYNFGALNMAKDHPARDMFSSFFIKDDLLLRSHTSPVQIRTMEKQKPPVKIICPGRCYRYDAFDASHSPVFHQVEALYVDKGVSFGELKWILSEFVKYIFGRKTKYQIRPSFFPFTEPSGELAVSCMVCGGTGCSVCGSSGWLEVLGCGMVHPNVLKNVKISPKKYSGYALGMGVERVAMIKYVIDDIRVFYNNDIRFLAQF, from the coding sequence ATGCAGGAAAAACTGAATAGCTTGGAGAAAGAAATCCGCCTTTCCCTCGAACAGGCAAAAGATCCTGCAAGGCTGGAGGAATTGAGGATCAAGTACCTCGGACGAAAGGGCGAGATCAACAGGCTATTCAAAGAACTTGCGCAGCTTCCGCCGGAGGAAAAGAAAGCCTACGGTGAAGTCATCAACAAACTGAAGAACGCTATAACAAGTGATCTGAACTCAAGGCTCGAAAAATTCAAGGATAAATCAAAAGGCGAGTTTGAATTACTGCTGCCAGGGAAAATACCACCGGTCGGCCATCTTCATCCCTTGACCAAGGTTTTTGATGAGATAGTAACATTTTTTAAGAGTTATGGCTTCACGGTCGAAACCGGCCCTGAAATCGAATATGACTGGTACAATTTCGGAGCCCTGAACATGGCAAAGGATCACCCAGCCCGCGATATGTTCTCGAGTTTCTTCATAAAAGACGATCTACTACTTCGAAGTCACACATCCCCGGTGCAGATAAGGACCATGGAAAAGCAGAAACCCCCGGTCAAAATAATCTGCCCTGGACGCTGCTACAGGTATGATGCGTTTGATGCCAGCCATTCACCTGTCTTCCATCAGGTTGAAGCATTGTATGTTGACAAGGGTGTTTCGTTTGGCGAGCTCAAGTGGATTCTCAGCGAATTCGTAAAATATATCTTTGGCCGGAAGACAAAATACCAGATACGCCCATCCTTCTTTCCGTTCACAGAGCCGTCCGGTGAATTGGCCGTCAGCTGCATGGTTTGTGGCGGCACCGGTTGTTCGGTATGCGGAAGCAGCGGATGGTTAGAAGTCCTCGGGTGTGGCATGGTCCACCCGAATGTTCTAAAGAACGTGAAGATATCTCCGAAGAAGTATTCGGGCTACGCCCTCGGTATGGGCGTTGAACGCGTGGCAATGATCAAGTACGTTATCGATGATATCAGGGTTTTCTACAATAATGACATAAGGTTTTTGGCACAATTTTAA